The proteins below are encoded in one region of Engystomops pustulosus chromosome 8, aEngPut4.maternal, whole genome shotgun sequence:
- the PIGQ gene encoding phosphatidylinositol N-acetylglucosaminyltransferase subunit Q has translation MAIKIFFPTSCSAAESGLLIGHWMEEHRSAVILATLQFPFIPASVKRYLSQLERASGMKLSVLGTWSHSKAEADDKMQNFLGELGSIFQHRPWLRMARESTSKFWDCQIERLEDDTSEDVVLVYYDQRKVMLSELHSAAEHSEVAAMFSTVAKNQLLFANDKYDEGLVRLTHWQSEGMEASIIVELGKRASVPVCAVLSFMVSVITSICSLRVLSGKPLSFLWNKLSSYEQLGRRLEDLRVISSPEKAQDHTTLMRKTNTVLSLLLDVVLGVLLMSWLYQGNHIGQLADALMPVADRVAVELQGLLQWLMGAPAGLKMNKALDEVLGRFFMYHIHLWISYIRLMSPFIEVILWYIGLSACLGLSVALSILSDIIALLTFHIYCFYVYGARLYCLKMHGLSSLWRLFRGKKWNVLRQRVDSCSYDLDQLFLGTLLFTILLFLLPTTALYYLVFTLLRLVMIVVQGVIQMTIDLLSTLPFYALLLRLCRSYRLAAGVKFQMLEQKSGKPLRLLMQINPLPYGQVLQTYRLTSRRCYPKDSWGSLCKKLFIGEVIYPWKQKKDKQQ, from the exons ATGGCTATAAAGATCTTTTTTCCGACCTCCTGCTCGGCAGCAGAGAGTGGACTCCTCATCGGGCACTGGATGGAGGAGCACCGCTCGGCTGTCATTCTGGCCACACTCCAGTTTCCCTTCATTCCTGCCAGTGTGAAGAGATACCTGAGccagctggagcgggcatcgggcATGAAGCTCTCCGTTCTGGGGACATGGAGCCATAGTAAAGCAGAAGCAGATGACAAGATGCAGAACTTTCTCGGGGAGCTGGGCAGCATCTTCCAGCACCGGCCCTGGCTGAGGATGGCGAGGGAGTCCACCAGCAAGTTCTGGGACTGTCAGATTGAGAGACTGGAGGATGACACCTCGGAGGACGTTGTCTTAGTCTACTATGATCAGAGGAAGGTTATGTTGTCAGAGCTGCACTCTGCAGCTGAACATTCAGAAGTAGCTGCCATGTTTAGTACAGTGGCCAAGAACCAGCTCCTCTTTGCCAATGATAAGTATGATGAGGGGCTGGTGAGGTTAACACACTGGCAGTCTGAGGGCATGGAGGCCAGTATTATTGTGGAGCTAGGGAAGCGCGCCTCTGTGCCAGTCTGTGCCGTTCTGTCGTTTATGGTGTCGGTGATCACCAGCATCTGCAGTCTCAG GGTCCTTAGTGGGAAGCCTCTATCCTTCCTGTGGAATAAGCTTTCTTCTTATGAACAACTTGGAAGACGCTTGGAGGACCTGCGTGTTATTAGCAGTCCCGAAAAGGCCCAAGACCACACAACATTGATGAG GAAGACCAACACTGTCCTGTCACTGCTTCTGGACGTGGTACTTGGGGTCTTGCTCATGTCCTGGCTCTATCAGGGGAACCACATAGGTCAGCTGGCAGACGCCCTCATGCCCGTGGCTGAT CGCGTGGCTGTGGAACTCCAAGGCCTGCTGCAGTGGTTAATGGGCGCTCCGGCGGGACTGAAAATGAACAAGGCGCTGGATGAGGTCCTGGGGCGATTCTTTATGTATCACATCCACTTGTGGATTA GTTACATCCGCCTGATGTCTCCATTCATTGAGGTTATCCTGTGGTACATCGGACTGTCAGCATGTCTCGGGCTCTCTGTGGCACTCTCTATTCTTTCTGATATCATTGCACTCCTCACCTTCCACATATATTGCTTCTATGTGTATGGGGCCAG ACTATACTGCCTGAAGATGCACGGGCTGTCTTCTCTCTGGCGTCTATTTCGTGGTAAGAAGTGGAACGTATTGCGACAGAGGGTGGACTCCTGCTCATACGACTTGGATCAG CTATTTCTCGGGACCCTTCTGTTCACAATCCTGCTCTTTCTGCTGCCAACCACTGCCCTTTATTACCTGGTCTTCACCTTG ctgCGGCTTGTCATGATCGTAGTGCAAGGCGTCATCCAGATGACCATCGATCTCCTCAGCACCCTGCCCTTCTATGCACTTTTACTGCGCCTCTGCCGGTCCTACAGATTAGCAG CGGGTGTTAAATTTCAGATGTTGGAGCAGAAAAGCGGAAAACCTTTGAGACTGTTGATGCAG ATCAACCCATTACCGTATGGACAAGTGCTGCAAACATACAGGCTGACATCCAGAAGATGCTACCCCAAGGATTCCTGGGGCTCCTTATGCAAAAAGCTGTTCATTGGGGAAGTGATTTACCCCTGGAAGCAGAAGAAAGATAAGCAGCAATAA